taacctggtacacgatcatctaaactggtcacatccagattaattgatcgtgttgcaaagttcactcaccatcgacatagaggtgtcttcagcacccatctagtaatagttgggactaaaacaAATTACCATACATAAGTGCATCAATTTTAGCCTATCAATTCATAGTCATCTCATCCATATCATTCATAATACTAGTAggactttacccacctactagtcgtAATCAAcgatttggctagtaggaatttacccacctactagctctcaaaattaatttgtcTAGTAGGAGTTTACCCACCTACGAGCTCACAAAAtaaatttggctagtaggaatttacccacctactagctcacacaatcattttcaacatggccatggatacaatggctagtaggaatttacccacctactagctcttacatacaatatgactagtaggaatttacccacctactagttcttacatacaatatgactagtaggaatttacccacctactagttctcacaatcaatcaaacaaatgggtcataggaatttacccacctatgacctcaaatatcaaaaacatgattatatgcatatacactcaccttgtTTGCGACCACAATTGCAAGATGACCATAAAACAACGTAATGCATTCAACCTATCAAATCACATTAAAAACACACGAATGGTCATTCATCATGTATAAGGTCAcctagccataatcactagcattccaacacccaacccatcatttacatTCTTATGTTAATCTTGGGTTTAGTTCACctaacatgtatctcttatatcgTTTTCATACAAAAAGTACCGTTTTATCATTTGACCAAGCTGCCTTCAAACGAGtgtaactcaagttctacttactctttttacttgattccagtggccaaatttaggTGACACATATAcctaccttttatctttagtgaccaatatgtgaattgtccttcaaaggtgacttctggtcgttttaaaaatcaaaactgctgttgttaaacagctttgaccctactgccttcaaatgaccataacttgagttctacaccatattttgacctcattccagtggccacttcttcttaacacattttagtacattttatattcagtgaccaaaacatgaattaacttgcaagaatgtgttttacccgttttaaCAACAGACATCAGAATCATTTTTGCTGAAAGATCAGCATTGCGCCACtggattcaaaaattcataactaGAGTTCTACTTCGAATTTTGAACTCATTCTAGTGGGAAAATTTTGCtaacacaataacctacattttctttttaggactcaacAAGTGAAAATGCTGTCATGAAGGTTTTTAACTCGTTACAACATCAGGGGCAGAATCTGTCCAGGTTTCTTCTTACTTCCATTCATCAAAATCTATCATGCAACTcaaataaaaccctaatttgattaacttacaagaaccctaattcatattatatcaatttactcaatataaagaaaacccccaatttccccaattcaatttaataataagaaccctaatttctacaataattaaaactatgattaataagaaaattaccttaatgtttcaagaacaaaaatcaTGAATTCAAGCCCTAATTTCTCCTCCTTCTTCCTCAaaatttcagccaccaccactaGGCATAAACCccacttttcaatttcttagatgaaggaagattattattatgatcaagctttgaagaatttcttgaattacttgGAGAATTAGAATTAAGGTAAAGATGGAAATGAAGAAAAGGTGAATAATGAAAAGGGTTGGTGGAATTgtgattcaacaaaaaaaaaaaaagaagtgtcTGGCAACTTTTCTAAGTGCCACGACCCAAATGagtttttgtgggtattttacccgctatccgctaaagttccaactaaaacaatcccataatcaaaaataacatactaggaaactattttaatgtcaaaactataatataggttaattttcattggcttaataaatttaggatgttacaataacccaacagtggtatcacgagcctactatgtatgtttttgaattaccaaaagatcaaaacttgaaggggggttagggttcttgatcaTTGAATtttcggctatatatatatgtatatatatttaaattgattttgtaatttaattacattatttaaatatgaaaaaagttttatttaatatatatatatatatatatatggtttgagattttccagaaaataaaaaaaaaaagttttttttagggttcctaatccaagttttgattaaattacatgtttatgtgataaattatatgtaattatgtgttgtacctttaattttaattgttaaaaagaagtaaaaatcatgaatttttcatgcaaatcattcatgattcttacttagatatattgatatgaaatcttgatcattagggttaattatgctagataattgtataattaattgtgtgacaatgtgaatttttcgtataaactttttgttttgcgacagtttactaaaaaattcatatcttttaatccgtaatgagttagaggtttttctttgaactgtagattctcaacacatagggctaaaactttgtagttctggtcaaAATCTCAACACataggtttttcttttaatatatacgttccaacgttgagtgtgcaatcgtagagaggttaatttaaaccttgttcttatctttaatctctccattataaggtacatcTTTTATACTTtggtaaattaattaaactacatagattttgtcttccgttgcgtgctttatgatttgttgtgataattagttatataacccaacagtttGGCTCACTATTATTGAAGTAACTCACTAATCCACCTCCATCATTCACCATTGTTAACCTCACATGTTTCATCTATTAGACATATCTTTAGACAaaccaattaagttgatttatcattatccttcaTAAAATCAGCCCCTAACACCTCACTTGTGGTTCTTCTAATTTTTCCTTCAAAATGACATCAGTTGCACCAGATTAACATATACACACAAGTTTTAGTTATCAAGCCATACAAGTCGTGATACTgtctaaataaaagaaaaaaacatgtaGATCTAAATACGCACACCACCCACATTAAATAAGAACCCATTTTAATACAAACTGATATACATATGCCAAAATAGATTTGGGaaagaaaacacacacatgTATGGTCTAATTCttatgatgaagatgaaaaaaagaaaaaaagatggtGAAAAGTGGGAGGCAACGGGGGCAGAAGTAGATCGTGTTGCATAATTAAGTGGAGGTAGACGATGGTTGTGGGTTTGCCAGTTAGGGGTCTCCAATGATGGTCATGGTCGACCATATATGGTCTAATTCTTATGATGAAGATGGAAGAGAAATGATGGAATCAAAGACACTATATAAAGTTGTCTTGACTAAAATGACATTCATTCTTGGAACCAAAATGATACGGAGTATTAACTTTTACTATTGTGAAgccacatatatatacacaaatcaataatatatatacctaGCATTTATTTAATCTCTAATTATTATAGATGTATAATACATTGTGTTGTGGGTCAGCTCTATTGTTTTCCACTCCAATATATTGACGGCCACTATCTGTTTGCTTTTCTGCCACATTTTGTTCTTCTTGTCACATTTGATGTGTTTTTTCTTTCACAAACCCAAAATTACTCTATATTTATCTTCCAATcaatttaaaagatataaaatatacatgtaTCTTAAGTAAAATGAAACATACATACAAAAACAGAGTGAGAACTGtaacaaaacaagaaaaaacgATTGAAGCCTATCTTTAACAGAATCAGTTTAACACATCATCGTTTAGTATGGTGCAAGCAACAGTCAAAATAGTTCTTGTGCTATTGAAATCTAGAACttattcttaagtttttttttctacatTGTGTTAAGCTCTAGTTACACTGATGTTTTATTCACCAAAAAAGTCGTGCAAAATGCACTTTTCAATCCTGTAAAAAATAAGCTAACCTATGTTAGTGATGCTATCTCCATAACCAGATCCAAGTGTATGCTAACGGATACGACTCAATGAGACAACACCTCATTTAGAACTAGTGTTGTCAAAACGCATCTTTCTTTAAGGTATATGTTACCAAAAGGGAATCACCAACCCAAAGGCACTTAGTATAAAAGTTTTGGGAGCACACAATAAGGAGAGACCCATCCGGACTATTGGTCACAGATAATAGGTCGCCCGACCAGCCATGCTAAGTCATATGGATGACCACCTAAACTCTGAATCCACAATCATGTCTGTACGTGTCTCATCAGTTCCTACATACATTACTACGTTGTGTGCAGCAAGCCAGCAACTTAACTGGCTAACGAAGTGAAGAGAAAATGTCCCGTAACAGCCAACTTTAGGAACCTTCTAGAAGGTTACCTGAAACCTTATAAAGTCTCCTTTCCAGGATGAGCTCAATCACATACTACACacaatacatatatctatagtGGTGTTAAACAGGACAAGTTCCAGCAAAGAATCGCAAACAGATTTAAGATCATCACCACACAACATTCCACCATTATAGATTCAGTATTAAACCAAATGTACACAAGTAAGCATACTTATGTTTAAGCATGTAAGGTTTTTAACACCTGGAACCAGCCACCCGACAAGTTCATTTGGTCTTTACCAGTTCACGGGATCAAACTTGTGGCCTCTGCCACACAAAGTCACATAACAATAGGCGTCGACTGAAAAACGCTATTGTCAAGCTGCATCATTCCTGGCATAAGGTATATTCAGCAAAGGACATAACACTATAGATTCATTAACTTACCAGGGATCTATAATATGATTGTGACTAAAAGTCTAAGCTATATAAGTCATGTACACATATctaactataactatatatacaatAGCAAAAGGAACCAAAATCAAACAACAATGTAATCCCTTCGTGGCTTTGTTAGTAGAACCATCATTTTGTAAACTATGCGAGGCTCCTACATAATACACACATAAAATCAATGCTAGGTGAAGCTATGAATTATAAGCAAACATGAAAGTAACACACCAGAAAGCATTAGTTAAGTTCTAAAACGTCTCCAGCAACTTTGCATCTCAAATACCAGACTGTGATACCTACAACAATCTAAGTTAACCTACTAATATTATCATAGAGTTTTGATGCTAAATTTAACAGAACAGGCTACCTTACCTCGCTACCAACATCTTTTAGCAATCTTTTTCTTCTATTCAGCCCACTTGATTTCTTTACCACAAGGGAATCCACTGTTAATCAACTCAAGGCTTTCCACATATTTTGTCATCCGGATATTACAATAAGGTCTGAAGCTCAACAGTGTTGAAAGCCCGGCCGTACGAGTATTATAAACCTTGGCTTCCCCATCAGTTCGAAAATCAGGAAATGTCTCGATGAGCAAATCACCGTTGAAAGTGGGTTGCAACAGTGGGCCAACAATGAATCGGGGGGATTCCAGTTTGAGAAAAACAGACCACGCGGAAACATTATAAGACGCAGTCTTCTTCACCCAGATCCAAGCATCCTTACCCTTTGTACACATTACAGCTACAGAGCCATTCATCTCTCCAAGTTGTTTAAATTCCCAGCTGGGTTCGGCATCGAAAATGAGCCAAAAACATGGGTGCTCAAATCAAATGTCATGATGATACAACGGGGTTTGTTTGGAGACTCACTTGCAACCCAATACAATGTTGTATCGATCAAATATGAGTTACACCTAAGATGATGAAACATACCAGCAGGGGGAGCGATCGGAGACCAAGAACCTGACTTAAGGCTGTAGATATAGGGTCTAAGTGTAGCCCCATAATGTATAGTCATGGTCTTGTAATCATTGGCGATTGGGTCAAAACCAAACCCAACAGTCATGTTAGAAGATCTACTCCGCAATGGATGCTTTGGGATCATTAATTCCGAAAAGTTCCACAGACACATACCTAAAGCCATATCAACTAAACACAGAATTCCATTGCATGAACCAGCTATTTGGACTTCAACTCTGGGGTACTCGACTGCTGTAACGCCCTGGTATCCTTCACCAGAAGAAAGTGGCAACCGGTCTTCCTCATGCAACGTGTAGATATCCTTACCACCCATGACATTGTTCATGATGAGGACTTTTTGAGATATTTGCACCAGTCCCAGAGTGTACTTGCGGATGAAATCTGGGCTGGAGATAAGAGTGCACCATGATTTTGAAAGACTCCTAAATCGTGCAGCTTTGTGAAGATTTTACCAACCAACTCATGAGGCAAATAATCAGACATTTTGCAACAACAGCAGCGTTCCTATAGATTTGTTTCCAtagagataaaaagaaaaacagttCATCGTCATCTCAACAAGTTAAAGCATATATAAATGGGTGATATATGTGCAAGCTCAAAGAcatttataaaatctttttcAAATTGCATATATGAGTTGCGAATTGCATCTTTCTATATCTTTTTATCGCAAAAAGATGCATCTTTGATGAAGCCTCTTATCAA
The sequence above is drawn from the Erigeron canadensis isolate Cc75 chromosome 4, C_canadensis_v1, whole genome shotgun sequence genome and encodes:
- the LOC122597684 gene encoding F-box/kelch-repeat protein At3g06240-like, encoding MGGKDIYTLHEEDRLPLSSGEGYQGVTAVEYPRVEVQIAGSCNGILCLVDMALGMCLWNFSELMIPKHPLRSRSSNMTVGFGFDPIANDYKTMTIHYGATLRPYIYSLKSGSWSPIAPPAGMFHHLRCNSYLIDTTLYWVASESPNKPRCIIMTFDLSTHVFGSFSMPNPAGNLNNLER